The DNA segment GCGAACATGTTCCACGCCGGGATCACGCCGAACCAGTAGTCGGCTTGCCGATCGACTAGGAGCGCGAGGTCGAGCGTGCCGAACATGATGACGACGATGAGCGCGCTCATGCCGAGCGGGATCTCGTAGCTGATCATGTTCGCCGTCGCCCGCAGCCCGCCGAGGAAGCTGTACTTGTTGTCCGACGCCCACCCGCCAATCACCACGCCGTAGACCGCGAGACTCAGCACCGCCAGGACGAACAGGATGCCGATGTTCAGGTTGGCGATCTGGAAGTGGTACCGGTAGTGGACTGGAACGCGGTAGCCGTTGACGTTGCCGTTGTTGTCGAACGTCGCCTGCGACTGGGCAGCAGCGAGATCGATGGGCGTGACGAACTCGGCGTCGTAGGGCAGGTAGTGGCGAATCGCCCGCTCCGCCTGCTCGCCCAGTCGGCCGTCCAGGGCTGCCGTCTCCGCGAACGCTGCGGCGTCGAGCCGGCTGCTGTCGACGGTGATCGTCTTGGTCACCTCCCGCACGCCGCCCCACGGGATCACGGCAATCGAGATGATGACCACGATGATCATCACGATCGGCGCGAGGCTGAAGAGAATGCGGTCGACACCCTTGCGCCCGTAGTCCTCTTTCACCAGGAACTTCAGCCCGTCCGCCAGCGGCTGCCCGAGGCCCCAGAAGTGGAACTTCGGCATGAACGGCAGGCCGAAGTTGAAGCCCACGCGGTTCGGGCCGATGCGGTCCTGGACCCAGCTGGCGGTCTTGCGCTCGAGCAGGATCAGATAGGCCACTGCACCAAGCACGGTGAGGTGGAAGACGAACGCGAGGATCACCCAGTGGTAGGCCGCGACATACGTGCCGATCGTGTCGATCAAATCGGCCGGCGGGAGCAGGAGCGGGGTGGACATCGTGGTCGTCTGCGTTGCCGCATCACAGGCGGCGTCGGGGAACTGGGGTCGGGGTGGGCAGAAGCATAAACAGCCCACCCGCTGCGTCCAAGCCGCCGTCACAACCGCACGCGCGGGCGACGGCCACCTCCGTCATCCCGAGCGCAGCCGAGGGACCTCGTCGGGGTCTGGACGGTTCTCCAAGCGAGGTCCTTCGACTCGCTCCGCTCGCTCAGGATGACGGTGGCGTCGCATCAGGTACGCTCGATTTCCCCTTGTAAATCGACACAATCGTCTCCACATGACGGTCGAATGAGAGCACGTCGCGAAGCTCCGGAAGGGCGGAACGCCAGCGGCGGTTGGTCTCGTCGTCGGTCGCCTCTCGAAGCGCCGACGCAATGTCCGCCGCCTCGACAATCCGGCCGTGGCGGCCGTCGGTCATCGTCTCCATCGCCCCGGCCTGCGGCGTGCCGACGACTGGCGTTCCGGTGGCGAGTGCTTCGAGCGTGACCAGCGACGACGGATCTCGCCGGGACGCGTGCACGAACACGCTGGACGCTCGGTACAAGGCCGGCAGGTCCGATCGTTTGCCGAGCCACGCCACGCGATCGGACACACCCAGCGATGACGC comes from the Planctomycetota bacterium genome and includes:
- a CDS encoding complex I subunit 1 family protein translates to MSTPLLLPPADLIDTIGTYVAAYHWVILAFVFHLTVLGAVAYLILLERKTASWVQDRIGPNRVGFNFGLPFMPKFHFWGLGQPLADGLKFLVKEDYGRKGVDRILFSLAPIVMIIVVIISIAVIPWGGVREVTKTITVDSSRLDAAAFAETAALDGRLGEQAERAIRHYLPYDAEFVTPIDLAAAQSQATFDNNGNVNGYRVPVHYRYHFQIANLNIGILFVLAVLSLAVYGVVIGGWASDNKYSFLGGLRATANMISYEIPLGMSALIVVIMFGTLDLALLVDRQADYWFGVIPAWNMFAQPLAFLLFLVCIHAEANRAPFDMAEAEQELVGGYHTEYSSMRFALFFLAEYAGMVTTALVLAALFWGGWHVPYLDWVIQGIFQTRPEGAPASVTTSLIECIFRSGVIFGKAVLVLFIFMWVRWSLPRFRFDQLMQIAWKGLIPIMLVLIVSTTLLVYYFGVTGRPTVDGLDGVHAVAFLGLNVVVTAIIVIGSFVIPAGANQNARVAVPGSRFRRTPLPLGVSRRPMRNEQDGNGLSGVGTVSNTGLAAGHGGLVSYSPDEPKV